One Primulina eburnea isolate SZY01 chromosome 4, ASM2296580v1, whole genome shotgun sequence genomic window, tttttttgaaaaaaataacatTCGAGGTTGATCGGTTCTATTTTCCGAATATCCTACGTGCATAGATGTTATTTATTACAAATAAATGAAgattgaataaaataaataaataaatttaaaacataaacaagtaTTTACCTGGTTTGCATTTGAAGTTAAGGAAATAGAAGCCGTGGAGGTTGACGAAGGATTCGAGAAAGCATAAAGCCCGATATTATAAGCCATCGTACCGTTGGGCTGGAACAATCCATAATTCCTCTCTGTCGTCGGGCCGGGTTTCATGTCTTCATTAAACAGAGCAAATAAATAAATCTCGAGTCTCGTGTTAGGTCTCAGTGGAGTCCCTTCATTTTCCAACTGCCGTCTAAACAAATTTCTATTATAAATCGCTGCGTTTTTTATGGTGGCTCCGATTTCTTTTGAATCTCCATTAGAAGGCCAGCCCGTTTCTGAAACCCGAACTTCTATTCCTCCGAACCCTAATCTCGCCATGGCGAAAATGACTGCATCAACTTGAGCATACAACATGTTGTCGTAATGGAGATTTGTGTACGGGTCGACCATTCCTGGATTTGGGTTCATAAGTACGTAGTTCAAAGGAATATTATCCGGGTCATCTTTGAATGCGAAGTACGGGTACGCGTTGATCCAAAATGGGGACTTGGTTGTTGCAAGAAAGTTCAGAATCTGGGGCATTATCCCGTTGAGCTCCGTCTGGAAACATCCCGTTGAAGGCGGGTAGGATTCTTGAAGAACTGCTAGAGAATTTGGTGAGGAGACTTTAATGAATTGATCCAGTCCCAGTCGAACCAAAGCACTGTGGATGTTAAACATGGCGGGGACAAGGTAGGTTATCAGCGTGGTGTCACCGCCGGTGAAAACCTCATTCCCGACCGAGATTCCTGTAATCCTCGTAGAAGGAAAATAAGGTTTAATGTGAGTGTAAACCCATTGAAGGGCTTGGTTTGAGTCCGTTAACGTGGGCAGAATTTCGTTTTCCACGGTCACGATGAGTTGCATAGTCGAGTTAGCAAACGATGTCAAGATTCGAGGGTTCGTGTCGTAGATTCGCGCTTTCGAAAGTTTAAGTGATTGCAGAAGATCAAGAACTTTATCTGGTGGTAGCAAATTGTCGGCCACTTGGCCATAGTTGATGCCCAGTGATTCTACGTCGCCAATAAACCTTAAACCTGTAATCAAtgtaaatctcaatcaatatgaTAATCACAACTTTTTAATTTGATATTTTGTTGGTCGTCCACGCATtcaataatatgataattagaGTACTTATGGATGAACGAGGCTTCaccatatatataaacacatgATCAAGAACGTACGCCAAAGCAAAAGGAGAGGAAGCTGCTTACCTGATAAATTTAGAAAGATGGATGCAACAAGAATATGTATTAACACAAGATTCTTGCTCACGAGTTTTCCCATTAGAGAAATTTTAAGCACTaataaaattatagaaaattgAAGAGGGCAGCAAGATTCCTGCAGGTTCCTATATATGATTCTTAGTAGCTAGTCAAGAAAAGGGAGAAAGGGGAATGAAATGGACGTAGAAAAGAGAAATTTATAGGTAGATCGAGTGTAGCGTGAATTCTTTTCTTTACTTGTTTGGTCTTTAGTTTATACGAAGGAGAGAAGGTTTCGTTCGGTTGGTGCTTTGCCTTTGGCAGTTTTAGTGGTTGCTTTGAATGACATGGTCTTCTTCTTATAATTTTGATAGCTTCTTTTTAAAGGGGCTATGGTATTGTGGTCTTATAAGTTATACAAACTCTTTCTTCATGCAAAAGCAAAGAGGTCTTTGAATCCCGGCCATTGCTTTTGTTTTcagattatttttatttataattaaagcCCAAATCAGTGGTATGGACGAAGTAAATATGCCTTCATTTATACTAGCGGTTAAGGCACACGCATTACGTGTAACATAATATTAGATATTTGACATATTGtttaatcaatttataaaatgaatatTTGACATTTgtaatttgatatgaatattaTAATTAGTGTGTTTGTATACATTGTTGTGTATGGCAAAAAATCTATTTAATTCTCTATCAAacttaatttcaaaaaaaaaatatataataatattatggtagaaaaaagaaaagtttTTTGCGTTAAAAATACTAACcgtaagattttttttaaactgaGAAGTTTTCAAATGTATTGGTATGGTTAGAGCTTCCATTTTTGGGGAAGATTTCAGATGTAGGATTGACGTGGTTggaattattataatttatatgtgATTTATATGTGGTGTTGAAGAGGAGAGTAAAAAGGGAAGAAATTTTGGTGTCCTCTTCAACCAGTTGTTCTAACCCACTCACacataataatatagtatagatatttatctgaatttttttatttgagagTAAAAAGAATGGATATCTacttatgtatttttatttctatttgtgagtatataatattacaaaattaattaaatatgttaAATTTATCAAGAAGAAACGATTTTTTGTTCTACGGAATCATTTGTAAATCttctctttttattttaaaaaataatttgaataatgaatattaacaaaattattttgaaactttTTGTTTTATATTGTTGTACATGTATGTTAATATTAACACAAAGTCCGTATTTCTTAACAAATTCTACGATCGAACGCATGAGGTCCGGTGCATATCCCCATCCATGCATTCAGTagaaaatttgaaatgaaatttttggacgcaaaaattattaataatatctTTTAGTAGACACTTGTATGATTCATATCaatattgtttttttattaGAACATTCATATAATTTTGTGAATATTGCTCGAATTTTTTCATTTTGAGTAAAGTTTACTACACTAGATTACTAGAATTCAAGTAGATATCAACCTCGTATTTTTTATCCTTCACATGTAAAACCAATATAAACAGAGGGAAATTCCAATTTCAATCATGTAAGTTGGCATATTTTgatatgagtaggtctcatgtgagaccgtctcacggatcccaatctgtgagacgggtcaaccctacccatatttacaataaaaagtaatactttttccataaaaagtaatactttttcatggattatccaaataaagatccgtctcacaaaatacgacccgtgagaccgtcgcacacaagtttttgccttttgatatttagtAATGTAATTCGTT contains:
- the LOC140830305 gene encoding glucan endo-1,3-beta-glucosidase 11-like: MGKLVSKNLVLIHILVASIFLNLSGLRFIGDVESLGINYGQVADNLLPPDKVLDLLQSLKLSKARIYDTNPRILTSFANSTMQLIVTVENEILPTLTDSNQALQWVYTHIKPYFPSTRITGISVGNEVFTGGDTTLITYLVPAMFNIHSALVRLGLDQFIKVSSPNSLAVLQESYPPSTGCFQTELNGIMPQILNFLATTKSPFWINAYPYFAFKDDPDNIPLNYVLMNPNPGMVDPYTNLHYDNMLYAQVDAVIFAMARLGFGGIEVRVSETGWPSNGDSKEIGATIKNAAIYNRNLFRRQLENEGTPLRPNTRLEIYLFALFNEDMKPGPTTERNYGLFQPNGTMAYNIGLYAFSNPSSTSTASISLTSNANQVNTC